The genomic region TTATAGCAGTAATATCTTTGTGTAGAAAATTATTCATTCACTTTGGCTTTGGAAATAGGAAATAGGAAGTTTCCTTAGTAAGAATTGAAACGAAGTAAAAGCTTAAATGCAATGACATCTAGTGGTGATTtattgaaaacacattttaattgacTAAACACACTGACCTAGATTAAAGTTTGACTAATCCAACAGATTTGTGAAGTTTAATAATCCAGTGCGTCTGAATTACCGACAACGTGCTTCTAACAATTTCCAGTTAAATCTTTGATGATTTATGGTCTCAAAAGACCTTAATTCTCATCAGAGTACAGAGACATCAGAGTACAGAGAGACAAATGAAAGACAAGAAAAGCTCACCAGGAAAATATCGCTCAGGGATTTTGGTGGCGTAGAACAGGAACGCAGATCCAGCTATCAGATATATTACAATCACACGAGGTAGGAACAGCTGCAAAAAATGGATTTAAGATTTccatttaaaatgctgtttttgttgctgCTTGATTTGCTACAACACTGTTTTTCCTTTCTCACCTGCACAATCTCAGAGGCAAATCCTTCACTCAGCCAGATCCAGTGGCAGGCAAGGATCACATCGATGCCCACCACGCAGCAGAAGATCGTCATCCTTACTACCTTCCAGTCATTGCTGAGGTATCGAGGGTGGACCTGAGCGCAGAAGATAGCTAGGATCAAGGAGAGCACTGTCAGCAGGTAGACCTGTCGCCAAAACTGGAGGAGGGAAATGAGGAAATAAACTATGTAAAACTCAGCAGAATCAATGTCTTCAATAGGTGAATATCTCTACACTCACAGGATTACAGTAGAAAGCGTAGAAGATCCCAGGAACATAACAGCCCAGAATACCCACAGAAATACCGGCGTAATCCAGCGCCAGCCAGCGACGGCAGGTCTTTTCAGAGCGGTGGCACAAGAACAGGTGGTATCCCACTGAACACAACATGCAAacctggaaagaaaatgatttctAAAACACTAGCAGAGGACATGCAGCTTATCTTTTAATAATCCCAGCTTCAAACTTCAATTTACTCATTTATTCAGAAAACGATAAATGGGTTATAGTTCACTTTTTAACAATTACATCACTTCTAGTGTTGTTATTACAAGTTTGTGCATCAATAACATGTACATTTATCTAAGCTTAAAATTCAGTGGATAAAAAATATCCACAAAATTCACTAAGGGGTAGGAATGAAAAACACATGATATCTAAAATATAAGCAGTCTAAACCAGTAAAGTCAGaggtttttcatttatttactgGCTTCTACAGGAATTgtaaaaacacacagctaacaTTCAGTAGTTTATGCCAACTGAACTAAGATGAACTACTGAATGTGTACACACTCCTGTTAAAGCCCATAGCATGgaactgccaccaccatgttttactgtgggtatACTGTTCTTTTGGTGATTCCCAGTGTTGGTTCTGTGCCACATCATCATAACACATTCTTCTACATGGTTGGGCCTGAAGGCTGTCTTTGGAAGAAAAGGCATCTGCTAAATCCAGCCAGTATCAAACTATACCAAAGAAGAACTAGTTTTAGAACTAGGGATGTCCAGATCTGAAGATTTGGGCCAATATCGATATCCGATATTAATATTGCTTTTATGGCGAATAACCAAtatttactaaaatattttccaccaTGAGAAAAATGATGCCGCTGATATTGCCAACCCCTCCCTCTCCTGAAACTcaaacaagatggaaataaacattggtTATTAATATTGGCCCAGTTTCACCAATTGGACCCATaccaatatgttaaaaaaaattcagataTGGAGATATATTGTGCATCCTTATTAAAAACCACAGCATTTTTCTGTTAATGTTTGCATGGTTAAAGCTTCTTTTAATGAAAGACCAGAAAAGTTCCAGAGTGACCCGAGTTTCCCAAGCTGTGCATTGAGTAAAGCATTGCTGCCCCTCTCCCACCTGTTGCTCCAGACTGAAAGAAGACTACTGCACTATTAGCTTTCTCCTTAATGGGctattaatttttcttttttgcagaaaTCTATGTgtgaaaatcaaaatatcaatacataaactataaaaataacattaatatAACATTGATAGTCAGTGTGTTACATTATTTCAgctggggtatgaataattgttgggttttcagtaaaaagaaaaagcactTGATTAAtgctatatttatttgtttagattTACGATAAAAATAATGTGCTACCATGACACCATGACTGTCATAGtttttaaggccgacttgacccacatgcagaggacaCTCAGACAAAGAGTAaattaagtttttcttttatttcttttcgaCTCAGGAACGAGGTGGGCAGAGCGATCAGGAGACAGACTGCAAAAGAAGAACAGAGGTGAGCGGAGGAACAAATTGGAATATTCAAGCAAAGACATATGCTCACTTTCCGGAAGGCGatcgatccgccagggggagaAGCCGGTTCAAGTCTGTGGTAGTGCCTGCACTTAAACGACTGGAGCGATGTGATGTTCCGGGTAACAAAGTGGTGGACAGGTTGAGCTTCCAGCTGGAGGACTTGCAAGGGCAGCAGCAGATTCCAGTCTTGACAGGAGGTGGGTTCAGGAGGAAACCCCAGCTTGGTGTGAACAGCCACAGTAGGCAcaacactcaggcgtagaaaAGCCAGCGAAccaccctcatatagtcctccagctgatgaagcAATGACGTACacctgatggtgacgagtccgcgtacagatgggaggtggaccatctgttggactggtgcagccagaacaaccttgagctcaacgctctaaagacagtggagatggttgtggacttcaggcagaacccagccccacctgcccccatcaccctctgtgactccacaattgacactgtggaatctttccgcttcctgggaaccatcatctcccaggatctcaagtgggagccaaacatcagctccctcatcaagaaagcccagcagaggatgttcttcctgcggcagctgaagaaattcaacctgccaaagactatgatggtgcacttctacacagccatcattgagtccatcctcacctcctccatcaccatctggtacgccactgctacagccaaggataagggcaggctgcagcgtgtcattcggtctgctgagaaggtgattggctgcagtctactgtcgctccaggaactgtacacctccaggaccctgaagcgggcagggaagattctggctgatccctcccaccccagtcacagactctttgagactctcccctctggcaggaggctgcggtccatccggaccaaaacctcacgccacaagaacagttttttcccatctgccaccagcctggttaacaaagcccggaaaccaccctgacactctccctttcccccacaccccccctttttttgctgacaggacacctgtaacctgtaactctatgcgttacattaacgctcagcatggactcctgctttacttgcactgccatacttgcacaatgatcacctgcactgttgtattgctcttgcatcttatactgctctatatttactctcactcacttaaaactgtgcacatataattatattatattgtagatatgtttatactgtttaatttgtactgtattgcaccgactacgccaaaacaaattccttgtatgtccaaaaacgtacttggcaattaagcttttctgattctgattctgattctgattctgtcaACACTCCGGTCTGCAGCTCCAGCGCCTTAGGGGTAAGAGAACGTTTTGTAGTAACAGGCAGGTTGAACAACAGACTGTGACAATGACGTTTTACTCAAAGTTATCATACTGTGAGAATCTTAAGCCGCCCGAGTCCAATCCAGACACACGAAGAACAAAGAAGATCGTCGTCCCATTTAGGGCACACCCACTACTTGCTGAAGTTATTTCAAAAGGTgattcaacaaagtattgattAGAGGGTGTGCATACGTATGCCTCCAGGTTATtgcagtgcttttattttgttacattttacctcaaatttgatttatttgttctAAAAGTGAACTGGTTTTTAAATGACTTATCATGGCCTAATTCAGTTGACATTCAACAGGGTTGTGTAAACTTTTTTTAATCCACTCTACCTCCATT from Girardinichthys multiradiatus isolate DD_20200921_A chromosome 8, DD_fGirMul_XY1, whole genome shotgun sequence harbors:
- the LOC124872859 gene encoding progestin and adipoQ receptor family member 3-like, with protein sequence MLCSVGYHLFLCHRSEKTCRRWLALDYAGISVGILGCYVPGIFYAFYCNPFWRQVYLLTVLSLILAIFCAQVHPRYLSNDWKVVRMTIFCCVVGIDVILACHWIWLSEGFASEIVQLFLPRVIVIYLIAGSAFLFYATKIPERYFPGQVNYVGASHQLWHVLVVLMFYWWHQTAMHIMDFRHSRPCLARTSGR